The genome window ACGAGGGCTGTATAACAACGCCATTTAAGTGTTGTTTAATTTCATTGAAAAATCTGAGCAGTTTGTTATTTTAATAAacgatactgtatttttttaacttttccaAATTCCTTTTGTTAATTGGGAAAAATTTGTGTTTTCAGTTTGGGGTCAAATTGTAAAGAGGAAACGTGgaaaatgtgaattatttttaacaaagatCCTGTCTGATCAGGGTTGGTCATAAAAAAATGGGGAAGATGTTTTctgaggatttttttccctgtcaAAATGATTGTTATGACGCTCAACCAATCAGCTAAAGGAGGCGTTATTTTATTGGTCTTCTCGGATTTCTATTGGTTGTTCGTAACGAGGCGTGCTCAGTAGCGCCACGGTTAGGTTGCAGTGCAATGACTTGTGGTTCATGAGGCAACAAACAGCACCGTACGCCGCCAGGAGACATCAATGGTGGAGTACGCATCAATTCAGGGAAAGGTCTGACAGAGACCGTTACTGGGGCTTACATGGAGAGCTGAAACTGAATATGAGGTTCACGTCCTTAATGATGTACATATCGTCGGTTctagtatttattttctatgtatATATCGATTTTTCCGAAGCTGCACCTCGCATCAGTCTATACGATGCGTCGCCTATTTCCAAGAAGCCAGACACAGCCTCCGACACCTGGAAGACCCTCCATACGGATCCACCTCGCCGTTTATCCGAGAACGGGTTCGCTTTGACACAGTCGTCAGCTACCGGTGTCGCTAGCCATATTCCCCCGAACGCCTTCCCACCCGCACCGATTGAGCCGACTACGACCGATTTCGACTCCGGGATCCTTTCAGACGCAAGGGAAAAAATCGCAGTGCTGACTTCCAGGTTGAAAAGATCTACCGATGCACGCGCAGGACTCTTTGCCCCGGAGAAAACGCTCCAGACAATGATGTCCATGGTTTCTCAGCGGTCGGACAACGATGCGTGGTCGGCAGATCGGATCGACACATCTGTTACCTCAGTGGAGAATAGCCAAGGTGAGTGAGTGTCATAGAATGCAATAATAGTGAAAGTAAACCGTTTGATTTTCATTGATTCGCTTTCACTTACTTCATAACCATAAAACGAAACACTGCTATTCACCTATGTGTAGGAATAGGAAGGATTGCACTGAGCGTTTGACGCAGAGAGACCAAATAAAGCACATTGCAACAATGGCCAGACCCCATCAATTCATGGATGCTGCACCCCTTCAAAGATCCTTAACACGAATTGTAATATggtccagtaaaaaaaaaacactgtctgtGTGCGCTGAACATTAACGTGGCCTGCATGAGGCCTGTTAATAAAAGATGTGTGGCACATATATTACAGTGTAtaggaggaggaagagagagagggagggagggagggagagaggggggttAAGGTTGATCCTGTTGTTGTTCAATGAGGGTCTGCCAGGCCACACAGCATCCACACAAGCCCATCATGCTTTTGTATTAGGGCAAGCAGGATTTATGTTCTGTTATGATGTGAAATTACATGCCGATCTCCCAGCGTATGCCGCTTGTAATGAATGTGGAGTATGTAGAACAAGCATACGCGACTAAAATGGTTAGGCAGCCAAAGCCATGAATGAGCAACGATACTGGTACCCCCTCCCCTCCACATCAATGGGTAAGTAAGGCTTGATTAAGTCACAGTCAGAAGCGCAGTTGTCACAATTTATCTTTTAATGGCTGTGGTAAGCAGATGTTtgggattgtattttttttctctcttttgccCAGAGTACTTATGGAAAGCTGATTTCCACAAAGTAGTTTAAACAAAACATGAGcagtgatctttttttttttggtcaaatattgTATAAAATGTTCAGTGTCCACGGGGAAAATGCTATTGGTCTTCTTGTTACTTCCTTCTGAAGAGGACAAAAACTCTGGAGTTGTATTTCATATTGTGTTCTGACTAATCTTGACTCCTCGTTACACAATTTCGGGCTGTATTTGCATTAACTCATTCCTAGCTAAGTAAACTTATTGAGATAAAAGTAGCTTTGGGGTTAGAGATATAAAGGATTTGATGCAAGATAAACAACATGAATTTTGTTGGCTATTGTTAAGACTTGTGGATTAAGTGGGGTTTTGGACGTCTACAGTATTGCAGCATCAGTTAGATACGAGGTTGTTAAAATATAGTTAAAGATATCCAGATGTTCAACTGTCAGTAGTTTGGCCGAATGGGAAATTTTCCCCTCAATTTGACTGAATTTGTGTAAAGCACTAGTCAAAAGGGAAAACATCCCAGACCTATTTTTTATGCTGTCATGTTTTGTGTTAGTTCCTCTActctatatttttaaacaattttaattTGGTAATATTGCACCTTTCCTGAAATATTATTATAGCAGGACAAATTACCAAGCCTTTGGACTACTAAATCGGggttcagattaaaaaaaacgtaattgTCTGTATATTTTATTAGGTCATTAATCAATGCCTTTTTGAACCCTATGaccaaaatgtttatttttatttcaaatcacAATGAAGCTCAATTTTGGTGCATTCCTGAGCTTCTGTCATTGTTCTTCTGAAAAGGAAACACTCATAATACATGATAATATCAACAAAGGCACCACATCTCAGGTCCTCACAGGCAGCTGCACTATATAAGCCTTTTCTTTCCCTAGAACATTTTTGCAGTTTAATGcccggagggaaaaaaaaagaaataaaattggttTTCACGGTAGGAGTAGACAAGCAAGTACTAAGCGAGGCTCGAGAGGAATTTTGCGACTTGTTCAGAACGGCCTGCACTGTTTGAATAACAAGCCATGCTGTCACAACACGTCGCAACAGTCAAACAGATATACTAGACAAGGGAGATGCGAGCCCAGCCCCCTTAGCCTCTTTGCCCTACACAGAGGTCTATTTTAATAATCAGACAGAGTATTTGTGTGTGACTAGAATAGTTAAACCTCACACACAGTGAAAAGACCGatttttaagaatgaaaaatGGTGAGCGTGTATAGTGGAATATTCATTAGCTGGATTTCACACAACCGGGACAGTCGGTTCTTCTACGACTGTTACTGTAGCAAAGAGCCTGGAATGAGGGCTTGCATAACCATAGGCCTTTTTTTGGTTACATATAAAAGTGCAAACAACACAAGAAGTCCAACACCACCTGAATGGTATTTCGGAGCAGAAGTAAATTCAAATTTAAGTATTTGTTTGACCTGATCTAACTGGAAATGTGTGTGgttattgtatttgtttttttcaagacactgcatttttttaaattactgtaCTGAAGTGTGAGATATTGTAATGTTTAATGAGGTCTGTAGTCGCAACACGCTACACTGAATCTGATAAATAATAGATAGTCACTGAGTGCTTGTCAAGGTCATCTTTGTGTCAACATAACTTGGATACATTTGTCAAGTACACCATTGTAAACTGTCCAATGTATACCCTTTACAACCTTCCTTAAAATCAGTTTACTCTTTTCAAACATGATATGATTCATGccattattttttctctaataTCACCTAATGTAAGGACACACGTTTTATGtagttattttaagaaaacagatgtttatttctatattttattaatattaagtCTTCCCCAAACCAGTTATGCTTGTTctgtttacaatgttttttttatggctaCAGTTGGGcttttaaaaacataatttcaGGCTTTCTTTATTCATGAGATTTGCTCCTCACTGTCAAGCACCAAATAATTAGATTACTTCCAGTTATGTAAACGCATTTTCACCTTTTAGTTTGACCCATTGGTGTGCCTATCTGTCCACCTAGATGGCTTCTGCAACTGCAGCGCTGGAGGTGAGGGGATTTTGTATCCTGACGAGTGCAACCAGAGTACCGGCCAGTGCTCATGCCTGGACGGCTATACTGGTCTACAGTGTGACGAATGTGAGGAGGGATACTTTACCAACGGCACCAGCGGCTGCCTACCCTGCGCCTGTGACTCATTTGGTGCTGAGACCCACCTGTGTGACAGGTACTGTTCTAAACCGTTTCAACGCTTTATTTAATATACCTTGGCTGTTGGAAGTTCCATTCTATTGTTTGCACTTTCAATCACATGCAATTTGAGGAAGTATTATGATAAAATCATTGATAATGTATGTTGTCTGTGCTGTCTTCGAAAAAGAACAGtccaaataaatgatttaaatacCAAATATTAAATGGATGCCTGTGTAAACTACTAATCACAACTTTCAAATACTACTGTATTAGATTGATAAATCATTGTGCGTACTGTATTATTAAATTTTACTCAAACCATTCATGAGACATTTGACATAGTTTTATAAAATGAACAAACCAACAAAGCAGCACTGGCTAAATGCACGTGCTTTGAAacacttaaatttggaccatagCTCATACAGGTGAAGCATATAGAAAGTTATTTCAGCATTGAATATAGTCTTGTCTTAGACTGTCTGAGCCTGCCCACTGCCAAGGCCAATAGCCTCGCGAGGACCCCTATAGGAGCTAATCACTGTGAGTACGCAGATTAGCCATCTTTCCGCCCCCCTAGCCTGCTGTTGCTTTCAGCATTTCTCTCATTAAGTAATGTGAGGCTTTTTATGCTCAGGGACTAGGACAATATGGTGGCAGTGAAAATTTAGCAGACTTAGTGGGCTGACCTTATGGACCCAAGGTTCACCATCATTTGTAAAtcattgtattctttttttgaattatatttagcacatttctatttttttatgactTGGACTTGTACACTGATGGAATTCTTTTATAAACCGATTATTTTCTGTCTAAAACAGGGgcgggcaaactattccagaaagggccgcagtgggtgagggttttcattccaacccataaagaggacaccttttcaacaATCAGTAGTTTGcactcaggtgcttcttgttttctgcagaaatctcattggtcaaagtgtctgtgctggatcggttggtacaaaaacttgcacccacagcggccctcgaggaccggtttgcccatccctggttTAACATCAAGATGCAGTCAAAGGCTATTtgagatatttcattgtttgttgCGCACACAAATGTTGCTAAACCAGTTGTCTGTCATCAAAGTAAGTTCATCCTTGGTGGGATTACAAGCTTTACTAAGTCAGGTGACATTTGTAATTGGATCCTTGTTCAGTGTACTTAAAGGCCCCTTAATGAGATTTCCTCCTCTTGTCAAGTCAATATGGCATTCGCTCTGCTCACTAGTCCGCTATTCATGTGACAAAAAATGAACTTACACACCATTTGCCATGCTTTTTAGGTAATGCATTATGAGACCAAGCCACTTGAATCTGCTATAACACTTGGATTACACCTTTATTTGGGTCAGGTCCTGTTGGTATTGTCTAGGggcattttttttgacaatacTGCTCCAAGGCTGCCAGTCTGGAATTAAATATTGATTGTAGGTGCAGATGTTTctttctctgtatttagtcagATTGTTTATACATATACTTGCTGTCAGGGCATGTGTGTATCATTTCCCCTGTGGACAAGATAAATTGCTTGGGATTATTTCTGCATCCACCACTTTAGTATTACATACTTTATTGTATTATGTTGTGGATGGAGAAAATGTGCTTAGAAACACtcaattaaaaatattctaTTAAATAGAGAACATGATCAAACCATCATTCCAAAACACTTTGATACAGTGTTTCAAGCTATCAGCACATACTCTGTGTAGTTTATGTACCTCTGCAATATGtctgtctttcttttttcagCGTCTGAGACACAGACGAGACGCATGACTCTGGGTTTCCCCTATGTAGCCGTGAAACAAGTGGATAGTCAATGTTTTGGCGTGACAACCTGAGATACTCATTTGATAATCTTGTCTCGTGATTGTGCTTTGAAAACAGTGCGTATTTATATCCAGTGGACATTTTTGTTCTCAAGATTTTGCAAATGAAAATGAGTCAGTGCATATTTGTTCATAGAGATAAAGGTGCCCATCCCACTGTAAAGTCCAATGATGGGTGGGTTTCAGCAGTCATGAATCTTAGTGCGGAGTGGAATAAAACATGCTGTAGATGTcatcattacaaaaaaaataatctagttTTTGTATCTTTTGTGCGTTTATGAGTTTTAAATGCAAGTCTTTGTTCTTAAcagttgtgtgtgtatatgtatgtatatatatatatatatatatatatatatatatatatatatatatatatatatatatatatatatatatatatatatatatatatatatatatatatatatatatgtgtgtgtgacttTTTCAATACTGTGTAAGGTTGGAAacggtttatttatttatttttttcttccaccatGTTCCTTGTGTTGGAAAATGGTGTGCAGTAAACATGATCACCCTGTGgtcttttgtttatattttcaattgattACTTTCTGTTCATGTTGAGTATTCACCAGGTAATTAAGCCCAATATTTTGTCACCATGGAGATGGAATGTTTGCAAGCAGATCATTCTTATTCAACACTGACTAGCAACCATGCCAAGTGACGTAGTCGGCTGCATGCTTAGTCATGCACAGACTTATCAGTTTTGTAATCCACAACACTCCATTCAGTGTAAGCTATGTGGCAAGCTGCATAGTGAtacatagtttttttccccaataataCTGTAATTTAAGATAAAGAATTGGAATTGGAAGTGTTAACAGTTACTCCATCCTTAAAACACAGCTATCTTATCTTACATTTTACTTTTCTAATGCTAGGTTACATACAGGTTTGTAACTTGGCCAGCACAGCATATGACGCATTTCTATTTGCCTTGCATGTGACCTTCAGAAACACTGTTTACTTTCTATTCCCCACTTTCTTCTGAATAATCTGGAGACATCTGCTGTACGCGTGTGTTCTTCCCAGCCTTGTCTTCAGCATTGCCCACGCCCCACTAAGCATCACCGCCGGCTTCATCATTTGCATTAAGTGCAGTTGTTTAACAAAGCCCCATTTGTATGAGGACCCATGCACATGCTCACAGAAATCGCTTCCAGTCACTTGTGATTTATACTTCCATTGTTTTGAAGTCATTGTGTGTAATTAATGTTTTGGAGTACATTGTCTGGGTTGGAGGATAGATCATGCTTGACTtggcattgtgttttttttcttgtcggAGATTACTTTGAAAGAAGTAGCATTGGGAGAGATTACGCTCATGTGTCAttcaaaatttgttttaaatggagCCGTCTGTATTTTCTATAATCCATAAACTACAGTTATTATTGTATgtaatgctttaaaaaagtGGGATCATGCTAGTTAAATAGGTTGTGGTCTATgaacatgcatacatgtatttaAACTCTATCCTCCATTTGATTATGTGGTGACAATAACAAATAGTACATCAGATTGGAGTTGGTTGTCTCTGTAGTTTCCCAAGttgttatataatatatattaagaGGTGGGTCTGATTCATTTTGGACATgattatgggtgtgtgtgtgtatagtatgtgtatgtgtgttttgtaAACATAATATTTATGCTTGTATTgtattaaaatagtttttttcttctctaatGCCTCTCCAGCTCAGGGATATGTGTATGCAAGGCAGGAGTGTATGGACCCAAGTGTGACGAGTGCCACCCAGGCTTCTTCCACTTTAGCAGCACGGGATGCCAGCATTGCCAGTGTCACAATCATACCAGCTACTGCCATCCACAGTCAGGTGAGTCTCCTCATAATAACGGATGTTGGGACGTTTATCCTATATAGATTGCGAGGAGTTTTGGAGTTTGCAGGACCGTGGGACACAAGTGCAGGTCCTGATCCATTGGTACAACAGGATGTTGGCATCCACACTCATAAAATTTGTTGAGGCACAAAAGATCTGTTAATGTGACAACACAAGTAGAATTTCTGACACATCGAGAGTTCCTGCGTCATGGTCGTGAGGTGTCCTAGGAGTAGACGCTAAATCGCCAGTCTAGTCTATCAATGTCACATCACCTCAGGTGATCAGTGATTCCAAAGTAGAGGTGTCAGAGAGGACAGTCAACATTCTTCCGCAATCTGTCTGTCAAACAAAATCGGGCTATAATTGTGTAGTTTGAGCTCATCTTAAGGCAACTTCTCCATTCATAATTTCTTGCAAATAACGTAACTACAAGATAAAGTATGACGCATAAACAGAAGGGAAACCTCTTGGATATGCTCAGAGGAGGAAAAGGTTACTAAACAATGACCTGGAAATATGGCATGAACGAGAGTATTTTGTGCTCcatcaaaaagaaagaaaccatGATAAAAGCCAGACCACAATATTTCAACTATTTGCACATTTCTGCTTATTGCCGCAGGTTTGTACACCCTGTGAATAGCGACAGTGAACTATACACGGAAATATAAATTTATCCTCACCAGACAGAGATACTATTGTACAGTATGTCGATCtcaagatcttttttttttaacctttgagCGGGAAAGAGGATTATGAGACAAAAGACGGCTGAGGTATTTGAGGTCAATCAGTATATTAGCagcttgccttttttttttacaattttcaccCTCACTTCAGTTGTTCTACCATTATCTTACTCTAAACAAAAATGCAGAACTGCCCTTAGCACATCATCCACTATGCTATGTAGTTTCACATTTTCACCCTTTGTCTTCAGTTGGCCTTATTTTGCATGTTGAGATGAAAAGGGATCCTAATGGGGAGAATTGTGCTTTTGAGTAGATCAGCTGTATATTGAATGGTGATCAGTAGCCAATCCCCTTGCAGATTGACAGTTCTATAACAATACAGTACATTACAGTCAATCTGACTAATGGGATAAGTACTGTGTACCAAAGTACAATATTCATCTGTAGTACACAGCAAGCGACAACTAAATTGGACAGAGCACTCTTGTCAAGGTAATCTCGAAGGTCACGAAACCATCAATTTGTTTCATGCGAAATGGGAGTTTTATTCAAGTTGATCCTCTTCAGG of Stigmatopora argus isolate UIUO_Sarg chromosome 5, RoL_Sarg_1.0, whole genome shotgun sequence contains these proteins:
- the LOC144074576 gene encoding multiple epidermal growth factor-like domains protein 9 — translated: MRQQTAPYAARRHQWWSTHQFRERSDRDRYWGLHGELKLNMRFTSLMMYISSVLVFIFYVYIDFSEAAPRISLYDASPISKKPDTASDTWKTLHTDPPRRLSENGFALTQSSATGVASHIPPNAFPPAPIEPTTTDFDSGILSDAREKIAVLTSRLKRSTDARAGLFAPEKTLQTMMSMVSQRSDNDAWSADRIDTSVTSVENSQDGFCNCSAGGEGILYPDECNQSTGQCSCLDGYTGLQCDECEEGYFTNGTSGCLPCACDSFGAETHLCDSSGICVCKAGVYGPKCDECHPGFFHFSSTGCQHCQCHNHTSYCHPQSGVCLNCEGNTQGSNCEECKQDHYRSRSTALTESCVLCPCFNASSSGTCHTDTSGSPVCDQCLHPYSGPLCDQCSAGFHKAQGACVPCDCSGNADPQGPTQLCHPDTGHCLSCINNTTGPQCHLCAPGFSGDARAHNCSRLTPQQVPTPAGRTTTEHSTSTPWSSFSSSSTITRARNVPASAPDGNLSTTLSTATTTQALLTSLSGPTDNTTAALTDVSWTQFNIIILAVIILVVVVLLGFVGGVYTYREYQNRKLNAPFWTIELKEDNISFSSYHDSIPNADVSGLLEDETNEVAPNGQLALTTQGNCYKA